One Proteinivorax tanatarense DNA segment encodes these proteins:
- a CDS encoding DUF4130 domain-containing protein, which yields MYVYSDSVNDMLKSAFIYSHTGQFPLHSSEVDNSLFSINITPVNSISWSDIFLLNPRFQSAKKEIQNSMLIPLVLLNLRYSSDDKHSLIIEGLKNAIENSVIKFCSDYNPVFTKLTKRKNCCLREVHKMLGLIRFTPVNHKLAGVALLEHNTADLILYRFRKRYPKEHLVLLVGSDTVELNSVDEIIIGKADNYIPFIKNDDFTSVWKKYYESQYIPSRKNLKLLQHHIPKKYWNWLTEGDFIKSKLN from the coding sequence ATGTATGTTTACTCCGATTCTGTAAACGATATGTTAAAAAGTGCTTTTATATATTCCCACACTGGGCAGTTTCCCCTCCACAGTAGCGAAGTTGATAATTCTTTATTTTCTATCAATATCACTCCAGTAAATAGTATCAGCTGGAGCGATATTTTTCTGCTTAATCCAAGGTTTCAAAGTGCAAAAAAGGAAATACAAAACAGTATGCTAATCCCCCTTGTTCTATTAAATTTGCGTTATAGTTCTGATGATAAACATAGTTTAATAATTGAAGGGCTTAAGAATGCTATTGAGAATTCTGTAATAAAGTTTTGCAGCGACTATAACCCAGTTTTTACTAAGCTCACAAAACGCAAAAATTGCTGTTTACGTGAAGTTCATAAAATGCTAGGGCTTATTAGGTTTACTCCTGTAAACCATAAGCTCGCTGGAGTAGCACTCCTTGAACATAATACAGCAGATTTGATATTATATAGATTCCGCAAAAGATATCCAAAGGAACATTTAGTGTTACTTGTCGGTAGTGATACAGTGGAACTAAATAGCGTAGATGAAATTATAATCGGAAAAGCAGATAATTATATCCCATTTATCAAAAATGATGATTTTACGTCTGTATGGAAAAAATATTATGAATCTCAATACATCCCCAGTAGAAAAAATTTAAAATTACTTCAACATCATATACCCAAAAAATATTGGAATTGGCTTACTGAGGGAGACTTTATCAAAAGCAAGTTAAATTAA